GTCCAAAATCCGCAACCTGAGCCAAAGACGGTGAATCTCAGTTTATACAGAACTAAAATTCCTTGACATGATCACCCAATCATCTTAAAATAAATCATATAGTACAGATCAAATCTGAGCACGATATATGCACAGTCCATACCTTTGCCTCAAACTTGAAATCCAAAAGTATATTAGCTGCTTTAATATCACGATGAATGATTTTTGGATGACCTGCATAACATTTACAGATTATTATGATGTAAAATCCAGAGTTCCGATGTCAAGGACCAATTTAAAGTAATTATTTTCAAGTGACCTTGTGTGTGTGCACGAACATGGATAACTTACAGTCTTCGTGAAGATATGCTATTCCTTTGGCAGATCCTAAAGCAATTTTTAGTCTTGTTGACCAATCCATGGTAGGTCGCCCTTTTCCTGCGGTATGAATATTCTATCAGATCCTTGTAACCAGAAGAATGCACCAACATCGCCACGGTAAAAACAATCAAGCAACGGTCTATCaactacctttttttttattattattattattattattattaaggggagGGGAGAGGGTTCGaaactattataataatttagggGAGGGGGAGTTTCGAACCCGGGACACATGGATGGAAACCCAGCACCCTATAACACACTATCCACTAGGATATTGGACCACATGCGAAATTCAatattatatgtgtgtgtgtacaccAAAGACAAATAGATTCACtgttttaattttgattataaAGGTGTTTAATTGTTTATAATCACAAATTCAATATTATGTGCTTCAAAAACAAACGTACCATGTAAGTGAAACTCCATAGTATTATTGGGAACAAACTCATAAACCAGTAGTCTCTCGGATCCAGTCATGCAATATCCAACCAGTGAAACAAGATGTCTATGATGTACACGGCTAATAATTTCAACTTCTGCCTGGAATTCACGTTCCCCTTGCCCACTTCCAGCTTTCAGCTGCTTGACCGCTACTTCCTTCCCATTTGGAAGGACTCCTTTGTGTACGTATCCAAATCCACCTTGACCAAGAAGATTGGAATCCGAGAAGCCTTCAGTTGCCAATGCTAGTTCCTCATATGTGAATGTGCTTTTAGAAAATCCCAAGGTATAGCctggtggaggtggtggtgggggTAGATCACCCCCTGAATAATTGGAACCAGAACCTCCACTGCTGCTTGTgaaaggtggtggtggtgctgctcccGGACTTGGATTATATTGTGGTGAGTGTGGTGGCCGTGATGCTACTGGTGGTGGCGGAGATGGCTTTGGCATCATTGTGACTGCATGATTACCAGGCGGAGGAGCATTTTGTTGATTACCAGGCGGAGGAGCATTTTGTTGCCACTCATGCGAAGGACCACCGTATGGGTCAACTGGAAAATACCAACAAACACTCGGATATCAGTATTCAATTCGACCTGGATAATTCACAGCAATAATACGTCTttgcacaaaataataatatacgGAGGATTCATCGGCAGTAAAAGGCAAAACCTTCCTCAGAAACACATTCTTTCAAACTCGAATAAATTAATGAACGctagaaacaaaaacaacaagacaaaccacaaaagaaaaaccaTAAAAGAACACAACATATTATAAAATGTGAGACTAAAATTCATAACTCAAGTCAGAGTACTACAGGCTGGAAATGTTTCTAACTGATGCTTAACACGATATGGTAACGACAATAAAAACATGCTTTACCAGATTCCCCAGTACTTCATACTAGTTCATAAAATCAGACATGCAGATGTCACGAATTCAGATATTCGACGAAAAACATCAACAACAATGCAAATCAATGACAACCTTTGAGGGAGAAATGCAGAAGAGCATTTTCTAATCCAATGACCAGATCCAAAATCCCGAAAAATCTTAGTCAAAAACCATTTCACGAAGgcccgtttgataaccatttcgttttttgttcttaattttCACTCAATCGAAACTTCAAAAACTCAAAAAGTCTAATCATATCCATCAAATTTTACAAGCAGAGCAATCAAAACGTTCCAAatgaaattaaatttaaacccAACTCAAAAGAAACAACAAACCCAGATCgaaaatgttaaaaaataaaaaaaccaaaggaAAGTTGATACCTTTGGGCCCAGGAGGCGGCGGCGGAGGCATATAATACTCTTCATCActtcttctccttttcttcttcttactgCAACAAATGCAGAGAAGACTCAGCACCGCTAAGATCGCCACAGCCCCGATGGCAATCCCGATTATAACCCCCGTGTCCAAGCCTGAAGATGGTGGCGACGGCGACGAAGACGATTGAGGCGGAGGCGGAGGACTTTTTGACGGGGTAGAAGGCGTAGAACCCGAACCAGTCGGCGGAGGAGGAGATGGGGTGGTTGATTTCGGAGGTGGAGGAGATGGGGTGGTTGATTTCGGCGGTGGAGGAGAGGGAGTGGTTGATGTCGGCGGAGATGCAGAAGAGGCCGGAGATGGAGTTGTCGATGGTGGTGTGGGTGTGGTCGAagacggtggtggtggtgacgaCGGAGTGGCTGGTGGTGGCGCGCTCGGGGTCGCTGGTGGCGGTGCGCTCGGGGTCGATGGAGGCGGTGCGCTAGGAGTCGCAGAAGGCGCCGGAGCTgtgggtggtggtggcggcgagGTTGTGCTGGTCGACGGCGCCGGAGCCGACATTGTTTGATGTAAAATTCAGACAAATCTAATGACCTGGGAAATAGTCCTCTGGGCCTCCGCCGAATCAAAAGCTTCGATCTTTttccactttctctctctagaaaaagtagagagagagagagagaatgttgagTGGCTTTAATGGAGAAAGTAGagaggagggagagggagaCAAACAGAGACAGATGGCGTTTGCTTTTTGGTTTGGGGAATTAAAAGAAGGTATTTTTGttgcctttttttctttctgcttttttAGAAATTTAAAACTTCATAAATTCGTAGCAATAAGAATTCCTCAGTAACATGgttggagggagagagagatcatCGTCTGTGCTCTGCTGTTACTGCGCtgggaggagggagagagagagagagagagattgagtaGCCGGGGTTTTGGCACCGAGTGGGAAGCTTGGTCTTGTGGACTTATGCAGTGGGCCCTACATGATTGGCCCCCGCGTTTCTCCGTCTTTTACTCGGCCGGGATTATAAATTCTTTGGATTTTTGTTCTCTTTTGTTTCGGTTGCTGGTGAAATGGGACCgcttttgttttttattcctTAAGTGagtactttttttgttttttttttcgttgtTCTTGCACGATATTCGTATTTGATGTGttccaaatttatttttattaattgttttagTAATACGagataaaacaattttttagattaaatggtttaattaaatgatatgatttttataattaaataattatttaaatattgattaactTGTTATTTTCTactaataatatattatttagtttacaaatttaatttaaaattttaatttctctttattttttgttttttgtgtatAATAGTcaatttttgaaataaaattatttggttGTCTGCATATACTTTTCAATTAGATATTGTGCACTTATTTTTAGTGAACACCATGATATGATATGCCACATATGGAAAAGtggaaaaaagaaacaaaaagatgaGTGAGGTATTTTGCTATCTAATCACACCACATGCACACCCAATTCGCATTGAAAATTTTGTATCCAAATACAAATTAGGAAGGGTGATAATGTTCTTACCCAATtccgaattttttttcttctctaacCTTGTATGTCATGCCAGATTTTTAGCAATTTGTGCCCATTTTGCATTTTCATCAATGTTGAAATTCGTAAGTTATATACAATTTTGATATActgttaaaattattttatagaATACCTATATACTAATTGTATGGTacaaaaacacctaaaaactaTAGGAAATTCAGCAAAACCTAAGATTATCTACCATGAACTTTTTCCCTTGGAAATGTCATAAGATTCACAAACCATACttttttttagagagagagaaggagagtaGTTGATAATACATTAGGGCAGTTCTGCTAAAGTGGGATTGATTCACTTAACTAGTTTCCAGACATAGTTCTAGATCATGAAAATTCCAAACAAGAAAGGAACAAGAGAGACAGAACAACTGGTTTGGTTTGAACTTTGATCTATTTGCAGCTGCTTCCCCTGCCACAATTGCTGAGCGTCGCTCCATCGTTTTTaacctaattatttttatttgggaTAAGGAGGAACTGGTGCATGCATTTATATACAGTGCAGTAGTTGATGCATAGGTTAAGTCAGCAAAACAAGGGTCGCATTTTGTAACACTGCCTCGAGAGGAAAAGGCACATGAAGAATAAAATAtaaggagttttaacgaaacaatTTTGGTATCGTTTACTCTTAACGAAAAAACATATTTTACCTTttcatagtactattcactacacatttatttgttatttttcattaaaattaaagtttttattttatacttttcattagttttccttaaaatatatGATTAACAACTTAAGCTTTATAATTAATTGTCATGGAAAGTGAAAAGTATACTATTATCGATCTTACATCGtgttagggttttttattatttaggtaTAAAGTGATAAGTAGGATTTGAACCTAATATCAACACTCAATCACttgttatttcatttttttcaataatcCGTTGTTCTTCTATTCCAATACTTCTGAGCAAGACATGAGTAAcctaaaatataaatttatcgTTCACTCATATTATAACACGTGATTTAATCATACAACTATTGCCGTATCAAACAACACAATAGGGGCTCGTTTATAAGTGTTTTaaaaaatgactgaaagtgtttttggtgaaaatgtttttaaaatcaattcctagtaaaaatacaagtaaattctGAAAAAAGAACTTTAAAATGCTTTTTGAACTCAAAAAATCATTATCTTTTGTGACCAAACGAGCTCTTTATCTTTTGTAAACAAAACGAGTGTCCATAGcttatttcttttataaaaattatagaAACAAGATTCAAGGCAAGTATGCAATATGTCTAATGTCTTTTCCCTTTATATATTAAAAAGGAGAATTATATATGGGTCAAGGCATAGAGAATACCAATATGAAAGTGAGTTTTACAAATTAACCCTATCAATAACGTTACTCAGATAGCATAAAAGAAGGCAATACGTTGTGAATTAGTCAAGGATTAGGTGTTCCTAATTTATCTGATTTGGAATTTTAATCCTTTtgtggcatatatatatatatatagaggtaGCTGTTACTCTAAACCCACACCAGCTGGACACCAACACCTAAACCCACACTCAACCAAGTTGACAACCGCATGCTTCCTACATAACAGAGGGATATGGTATGCTTGATAATCGTCTTCTAAAATGAGCGTTGAATTCTAATTGAAAGTATTAATCTGCATTTTATATTCTCTTTAAGAATATATGTTTTTTACTTGCTAAAGTACTTTAAGAatagtttaccaaaaaaaaaaagtactttaAGAATAAAGAGTTGAACTTGCAGACGTAAAGATAACCACATTGATTATATATAGTAGATATAAATATGCCTCCTCCCTCCCATGCATCCGTATTTGAATCCATGTTTAAGTTAGCGcttatataaaaattaaaaaaaataaaagttagaAGTCTTTTCAGTAAATACAATGAATTGTTTTACTGAAACTAAAAGTTTCTCAGCATGTTTGAGTTGCATTTAAGTAGATTATCAATGCATTTTGAAAGATTCACCTAATGTACAACGTCATTTCTTGAACAGTTTTATCTTCTACAACGATAACAATGCAAGATTAAGTTCCTAAAACCTATATGCTTTGATCAACTAATTAACTTTCTCAGTTGTAAATTTTCAAGTCATGGAATAACTTTAACGGTTTAAATATGAGAAGCCAAGTGGCATGCAAAACCCTAGATAGTTGTCCATATATATATCGAAGGCAGATTGTCTGTCATCCTGTTATGGTGCCTTCCTATCCTCTCATATTtatacggtcacggttaagtcacgtcaacattttatatttctattactttttgtcttattattctataaaaaattcaatataaaatgttgacgtgacttaaccttGACCGCACAAATAAGATGAGATGGAAATGGCACCATAACAAGAGGGCAGACAATATGCCTCCATATGTATCCATGCATGGACCATGGTTGGAAGGGAGtatgattctctcccctcttttttttttccttccattcCCTCCCCTTCTAATTGAAATGTCACAATTAAactacgtcaatattttatattaattttttataacaaaagaaagataaaataaaaaaatgtgagaTGATGGAATAAAAGTGAATGAAAAGAGAAAGAGTGAGAATCCTAATCCGGCAGGGAGAACTGGTCCGATATTCGTATGGCGTGCAACGGCAGGTAGCACAAATTGCAGGCGGCTAGTCAATTCCGAAAAAATGAGCAGCAACACTTGGTCAAATCAAATGTCACATCCTTTACGTCCGCAATTAGTGGATTTGCGTCGATTATTTCAtgtttaattcattttaattagtttgattAATATACCATTGTTTGTCTAAACTCTACTTCAGGAAGCTTCCTAAGTCTCTCACTATGTATTTTTCTGTTACACCAAACATACAATCATAAACCGATCTTTGTTTTAAGCTTTCAGTTCAAAGCCAAGGTCAAAATTGTACCCTAATCCAAATGATGCCTTACAAGTTGTGTTAGAAAATGTCATTCTCACATGGTTGGATCCATCGCGAGGACTATGGTGTAGTTAGTCATGGCGAGTATTGTGGAGTTAGTCATGGCGTATTGTGTCCGACTTTCTCACATAATGCGAGCAATAGATTATGTCTGGGTTTATCCATTTATATGTCAATCGTATACAAATTGAGTCTTATAAttatgcaagttttgaattgtGCAACACGTCGTGTTTgaaataaaaactttaaattttattagggtgtaagaaaatttatattaattaagatcatctccaaccgaattaGGGATAAAGAGCTCTCTTTAGCCCTATAGTCAttcaagaaaatatattttaatgaacagtatcaGACCATATTTCATACAATCTCTAACCGAGGGGGCCAAAGAGTCAtaagccaaacataatttattattacaATTTAAATATTAcatcaacttaaatttaaaaactacaacttaaatattaaagaCTACAATATTTGGAATttgttattacttttttttttacttttaccaacaaaaaaaaaattcaaatccaacggctgctagcgtcagctagccgttggcaTTTGAATTTGGGCCGGCCCAGGGCTGGTTGGCTGGCTTATTTGGGCCAGTCGGTTGGCCTGATTTGGTGTTGGCCCGATGGGGACCACGAGCCATTTGGCCAAGTCCTCAGTTAGAGACGATTTTCGTGTCATTTTAGATTATTTTTAATCCTCTGGTCGGATTGGTTGGAAATGGCCTAAGAGAAAGAAAGGTGTTTGGTTAGGGCAAAAGCCATGACAATGACAACACAAGTAATTTGACAGTAAAAGAAAATTGAGTGGGACGAGAAGCAAAGCTGCTGGCAATTTGCTTCAAAATATAGTGATGACCTGGTGGAAGATGTATGTTCGGTTTTCAAACATGTATACTATCAAAGACCCGTGAACATTTTACATCACAATttcatgtgtgtgtgcatgtacacacgcatatatatatatatatatatatatatatatatattatacttttttggttttatatatataaaaatacacACTatctaaaacaaattaaaaattaacaaaaatgtggGGTTGAAATTTGAATGAGAGAGAGGTTGAATTTGCCCTGGCCTCGCATGGGGATGGTTCATTATAGAGATGTACTATCCACACacttctttttatttctcaaaCATCATTTATTAGTTTCTgtatgttgatcttcttcaattcatctaatccgacgatcgaaaattaaaaaggttgtgtgagaagtaaaaaatggtgtatagatatcacatccctttatTCTAATCAACTTCTCATAATTAGTGCCATGACAttgacttttattttattttgactaAAGTGGAAGAAATATAAAGATatatgtcaaattaaaatattttttagttatttaAGAAAATTAAGTGCGTCCATAATTAGTAGTAAAATAATGaattaagtgaaaaaaaaataaaagaaccaTGTAGGCCTGATattaaaataaaccaaaacaaaattgacGTTACCTTCATATTTTAGTCGTGAAGCGGAGAATATCATTTCATGTAGGACTTTTaacattatttttaaaactagaaaatcacatttttattaaACAGTTCACGTAATATTTTTGACATTTCTCTAAAGATGCTCTTAGCTCAATCCAGCTatatactttattttatttatttccaaTAAGTATTGTTACGTTTCTTTTTATGGCAATTAAACACCATAACCAAAGCCGTCCTCCTTAACCAACAGGCTTTTAAATATGCTTTAAAGTCTTCCTTGCTTATTTAACATcactaataaaataatttatgtatTTGGCCAACTTGGCTAAGTTCAGATTTGCAAAAGCGATAAATACATTTATCGTAAGTGTTTGAGATTAGCCTAAGCGGAGAAGGTGAGTAGATGTTCATCGAAAACATGAACACCGtacaagaagaaggaagagagacaATGGCAGAGCTGACTTTACGGTGCATCTTTTCGATTTACGCCTTGGCAGCATTGCTACTCTTAGCATGTACAAATTGGAATCAAATATTACCATGAACTACTCTAGTTTTTACATGATTTTGCATATAGAACCACCCACAAAGCTCGGATTTGTAAACGATGCGTAGCAGTCAAATCGATTTACGATGATCTACAATGAATGCTTTAAAATGATTAGTGTCCAATCGATGCAGGTAGAAAAATGGTACCCTGCATCATCGGTTGCATACGTTGTTCTGAGCAATGTGTCTGGTCTGGTCCGGTCCTTCATAACTAGTATCTGCCTGAGGTATTTCCTAGTGGTTTCAGTTTTGAGTTGTTGCGAAAAACTCAAGTACCAGGCAAGTTGCTGCTGGTGCTAGAGAGGATGATGAAGGCACAGACTACAGAGAGTGAGAAGACAGACACCCAAGTGTTCTCTGTGTACATATCCATTGCATCAGTGAAGTAAAAACGGGTGCGGTTTTCTGCCCAGTTCCGAAGCCGGTCTGCTTCTGCTGCGTACAGTGCCTTGCCCTGCAAGTTATACCAGAATCAGTTTTCGATTGTTTGCAACTACGGATATCTATCGATCATGGCACTGCACTGTTGGCATGACCATAAGTCCCAGATTATACGAACCTAAAGCATCACTAATTTAACTATTTAAGTATTTGAAGAACTCGATTTGTCACAATGCATACAAGTGCAGTAACATCGCATATCTTACACTTCACAACAAAAGTCAAATAATTACCTGTTCATCAAACCAGCGACCACGTCGCAGCCATGCGGTTACTAAAGCAAGTAAGATCCTAGGAGGTGTCAAGTAATTGATGGCCTTTCCTGTTCCCTTCACAACTCGCATCCGTGGAACTAAAGTTCTAGCTACTGTTTCAGGAAGCTCGCATATGAAGTTAAACATTTGTTTATTCTTCAAAGAAGAGCCACTGAAAACAAGCAATAATTCATCAGATCCTAGCACGAACAAAACCTTTTTCAAAGAAGATTAAAAACTTTAATATTCGGCTCATGAGGTGAACAACCTCTTTTAACAAGATTACATcctgaaaataaaaattcatcaaGTGTACCTCAGAAGCAGATCTGTAAGAACCATGCCTGGAGATGCTGTGTGCACTCCTACTTTGGACCGCTTGCACTCCTTTAAAAGTGATGATTGAAGCTGTCTAAGACCACACTTCGTTGATCCATAGCTAAAGTTTGAGGAGATAAAATAGCATAAGTATCAACGTATAATTGTCACCGATCAGAAATCACAATTGCGAAAAATAGGTGACTGTTCAGCCTCTTCCCTCAAAAGAAAAGGCTATTATCCATCAACAAGGCAAGGCACTCACACAGCTGTCAAAGGGGTACTTGATCCCCCAGAGCCTGCTCCATCCATATTAAATATATGCCCACCTTTGACCTGATTCATCATTATACGCATTGCTTCTCGAGTGCAAAGTATAGACCCAACCAGGTTTGTCGAGACAATCTGACATAAGATTAGAAGGTTTAAGCTAGATAGTGAACCATTTTGAAATGATTATGCATTGTCAAAATCCTGAAGAACAAATTTCTAGTCACATGAATGTGATCATGTTTTTAATACAGACTCGTGCACATGGGTGCTAGGGTGTGCCTGGAgttaggaagagagagagagagagagagagagagagagagagagagagagagagagagagagagagtgcgcGGTCTATTGCACTCTCTTCACATAAGAACCACAACATAGAGCTATTGTTTTTGCAAATACCTGCTTAATGTCTTCGTCTGTAAACTGAAGCAAGGGTCTAAATCCTTTATTAGCCCCAGCATTGTTTATCTGTGAAAGAGGTTACAAATTAGATAGTTACAAAGTGATAAGTATCTAATCGATGGTTTCAAAAGATTACCCAAATGTCAATATGACCGAGTTCACTAACAGCAAAATTTGCCAGTTTCTGCACATCGCCGGCTTCACAAACATCACATGCTACGCCAACTACTTTTGCATGTTTCAGGTTCTTGGATAACCCGCCTGCACTGTTTATACCTTCCCTTAGGTTTTCCTCAAGCTCTCTGACAGTTGCTTGTACAGACTCGGGGCTGCCTTGACATGATTCAGTAATCAGTGGCAGTAGTACTATTTATAACACCATAACCATGGCATAAACCTGTACACAAGTTTATACACAAACACATATCATAAATTCAAAATCTAAGTATCACCTTCGAGAAGCGACAACCACACGATCTCCAGAAAGAAGAAATTCACGAGCAAGTGCTTTTCCAAGTCCCCTTGTGCTGTACCAGCCAATCAAAAGACGCAAAAGACATGTAAATCATACTTTTATGCTCTCTTGAAGCCATTATATATGAAAATATTATACTAGATCAATTTTCGTGATACCACAGAATTAAAAAGCCTCCTCCACCAGTCCCACAACTCCTTACACAATTTATTAAGAAGAAGAGCAAGCGAGAGAGAGTATCTA
Above is a window of Malus sylvestris chromosome 15, drMalSylv7.2, whole genome shotgun sequence DNA encoding:
- the LOC126605307 gene encoding proline-rich receptor-like protein kinase PERK1, whose translation is MSAPAPSTSTTSPPPPPTAPAPSATPSAPPPSTPSAPPPATPSAPPPATPSSPPPPSSTTPTPPSTTPSPASSASPPTSTTPSPPPPKSTTPSPPPPKSTTPSPPPPTGSGSTPSTPSKSPPPPPQSSSSPSPPSSGLDTGVIIGIAIGAVAILAVLSLLCICCSKKKKRRRSDEEYYMPPPPPPGPKVDPYGGPSHEWQQNAPPPGNQQNAPPPGNHAVTMMPKPSPPPPVASRPPHSPQYNPSPGAAPPPPFTSSSGGSGSNYSGGDLPPPPPPPGYTLGFSKSTFTYEELALATEGFSDSNLLGQGGFGYVHKGVLPNGKEVAVKQLKAGSGQGEREFQAEVEIISRVHHRHLVSLVGYCMTGSERLLVYEFVPNNTMEFHLHGKGRPTMDWSTRLKIALGSAKGIAYLHEDCHPKIIHRDIKAANILLDFKFEAKVADFGLAKFSSDVNTHISTRVMGTFGYLAPEYASSGKLTDKSDVYSFGVMLLELITGRRPVDASQTYMEDSLVDWARPVLNRALEERNFDELVDPKLQNSYDPNEMARMVACAAACVRHSARRRPRMSQVVRALEGDVSLSDLNEGIRPGQSNVYSSHGSSDYDTSQYKEDMKKFRKMALGSQEYGASSEYSAPTSDYGLYPSGSSSGEGQSRQTTREMELGRIKKNNHGFSSGTS
- the LOC126605308 gene encoding probable chlorophyll(ide) b reductase NYC1, chloroplastic, encoding MAMVARLHVCPQSLEHFNFKIHRGTGPELIIGSGFRRSGGLLPAGRNGFSLKPCRSFRGEDNGGGAEEGEEESARKRGNLKKGGGTGILKSLKSSVLGGFGVGFRDGEEYRNAVAKLEEVCQSAAVQIGRYIVTMMSTGVILAIGFQLSGGDSDLNELVWYSWLGGIIIGTMVGSNMVLEDHCRAGPRNVVISGSTRGLGKALAREFLLSGDRVVVASRSPESVQATVRELEENLREGINSAGGLSKNLKHAKVVGVACDVCEAGDVQKLANFAVSELGHIDIWINNAGANKGFRPLLQFTDEDIKQIVSTNLVGSILCTREAMRIMMNQVKGGHIFNMDGAGSGGSSTPLTAVYGSTKCGLRQLQSSLLKECKRSKVGVHTASPGMVLTDLLLSGSSLKNKQMFNFICELPETVARTLVPRMRVVKGTGKAINYLTPPRILLALVTAWLRRGRWFDEQGKALYAAEADRLRNWAENRTRFYFTDAMDMYTENTWVSVFSLSVVCAFIILSSTSSNLPGT